The genomic window AACACCGGCGAGAGCCTGAACTGCTACAACTGCCAAGCCTGCGTCGGCGTATGTCCCGTGGGGCGGGTGGAGGACGACGTGCCGCTGCCTATGACGATGGTGCTGGAGACGCGGCTGGGGAACTACGCCCGGGTGGAGGAGCTCGCCAAGTACTGCGTGGGCTGCGCACGCTGCGCCGCGCGCTGCCCCAACGGCATCAGCGCCGTCTCCACGGCGGGGAAGGCCATCGCCGCAAAGCGGAGCCTCTTCGAGCTTTAAAGCGCCGGGCGGTCGAGCAGCACGACGGGAGTTGAACGTTTTTAAGCGGCACCTACTCCGGTTACGCCGAGGACGCGGAACTGGAGGCCTATAACCGGGCCGTCGCCGCCGCGACCAACGACTGCCCGGGCAAACCGGCGACGAACCTCGCCGCGGCCCCGGCGCCATAAAATCACACGCCCCGCGGGGCGTATTCGAGCGGTCAACGAACATGCCAGCCATCATAGAGCGCGACCTGAAGAAAATCCAGCGGACCCTGGACCGCATCTTCGACATGAAGGAGCCCCCGGTGGCGCGGACCCGGCTCCTGTCCACCGGCATGGAACTTTACAACCGCCTCCACTCCGAGGGGCGGGACCTCGCCTCGGACAAGGGGTGCATCGCCTGCGGCAACTGCGTGGACTCCTGCCCCGTGCTGCGGCGCGAGCCGGAGAGGCTGAAGCGGACGGCTCAGCGGACCTCCATGGCCCTGGAGTCCATCGTCGGCGAGGACTGCGAGCAGTGTTACTCCTGCGCCCTGGCCTGCCCCCAAACCGACCTGGACATCAAGCAGTACATCGTGGACAAACGGGTGGTGGAAACCCTGCACAAGAGCAAGATACTCAACCAGCTCGACCGGTACTTCGCCGCGATCATCGGGCTCTTGTTCGGCATCCTTCTGGGCATCCTCATCGCCTGGTAGTCCGGGGTTTCCCGAGACG from bacterium includes these protein-coding regions:
- a CDS encoding 4Fe-4S dicluster domain-containing protein; its protein translation is MPAIIERDLKKIQRTLDRIFDMKEPPVARTRLLSTGMELYNRLHSEGRDLASDKGCIACGNCVDSCPVLRREPERLKRTAQRTSMALESIVGEDCEQCYSCALACPQTDLDIKQYIVDKRVVETLHKSKILNQLDRYFAAIIGLLFGILLGILIAW